The Streptomyces sp. NBC_01275 genome has a segment encoding these proteins:
- a CDS encoding DUF5655 domain-containing protein has product MTDLKLFRLAADGQDAELRGSTVALEVELQRRVEAGMEAMLGIRFLASEYPTGPWHRGRIDSLGLDENGTPALIEYKKGADSGVLSQAVSYLSWLDSARHEFEALVKEKLGSEAAEAIDWRNPRMVCIAASFSHHDRVAVHRLHERIDLVRYRVFDGELLSLLLIESTSGSPSPAPARRRSRQREVPTGASVGSVQAPPDAAPACLQDLYAELDESLTVWGEVEVAQLRHYIAYRRLVNVASVIFRPKHQAILVYLKVNPDTVELEEGFSRDMRGIGHLGTGDLEVRIASAADLEKAGPLIRRAFEAA; this is encoded by the coding sequence GTGACCGACCTGAAGCTGTTCCGGTTGGCTGCCGATGGCCAGGACGCCGAGCTGCGGGGCTCGACGGTCGCGCTGGAGGTGGAACTGCAGCGGCGGGTCGAGGCAGGTATGGAGGCCATGCTCGGCATCCGCTTCCTGGCGTCGGAGTACCCGACGGGGCCTTGGCACCGTGGCCGGATCGACTCGCTCGGCCTGGACGAGAACGGCACGCCTGCGCTGATCGAGTACAAGAAGGGTGCTGACAGCGGTGTCCTCTCACAGGCCGTCTCCTACCTGTCGTGGCTGGACTCCGCACGTCACGAGTTCGAGGCGCTGGTCAAGGAGAAGCTGGGTTCCGAGGCCGCCGAGGCGATCGACTGGCGGAACCCGCGGATGGTCTGCATCGCGGCCAGCTTCTCGCACCACGACCGGGTCGCCGTGCACCGGCTGCACGAGCGGATCGACCTGGTTCGCTACCGCGTCTTCGACGGCGAGCTGCTGAGCCTGCTGCTGATCGAGTCCACATCTGGGTCTCCCAGTCCCGCTCCGGCTCGGCGGCGGAGTCGGCAGAGGGAGGTGCCGACCGGTGCCAGCGTCGGGTCGGTCCAGGCGCCTCCGGACGCGGCTCCCGCTTGCCTGCAGGACCTGTACGCCGAGTTGGATGAGTCCCTCACCGTCTGGGGCGAGGTGGAGGTGGCTCAGCTTCGGCACTACATCGCCTACCGTCGGTTGGTGAACGTCGCCTCCGTCATCTTCCGCCCGAAGCACCAGGCGATCCTGGTCTACCTCAAGGTCAACCCGGACACGGTCGAGCTGGAGGAGGGCTTCTCGCGCGACATGCGCGGCATCGGCCACCTCGGGACGGGCGACCTGGAGGTGCGGATCGCCTCGGCGGCCGACCTGGAGAAGGCGGGACCGCTGATCCGGCGGGCGTTCGAGGCGGCCTGA
- a CDS encoding Tat pathway signal protein, translating into MRRERNEKLAAVIAETGWSQPKVAAALVRVAAEVGADELLGTSRSHIAMWIAGTEPSGRAPIILSETLSRRLQRPITPAEIGLTPPKSGAVMASEWDVDTVSALVDLGRSNVDLERRRVLAGTAYSVTGLALPGQTWWDEAPERARSRPASTTRRIGTAEINALKEMTEFFSKRDQRQGGVDGRTALYQYIYDDVATYVGGVFASDETRCRLFAAAAELVYVAGWMSFDASHHEAARRYFTLAVKLAAEAEDAPLAGHVLRAMAHQATDLGHPKAAVDIATASVQHKRYTLATPRERALLGVVRARSLATAGRRQEARTALLRAEDDLAAAKPGDDEPARVWFFSEASLAHETARALWALGDLQGAQDEFWRSVHTRETGAFGRTHVVTLGYLGAAQASQGNVEAACGTWAQALDAMNGVHSGRARDAVINMRRVLSPYRNRGISAAAEIDERAKAVLRRVA; encoded by the coding sequence ATGAGGCGCGAGCGGAACGAGAAGCTTGCCGCTGTGATCGCGGAAACCGGCTGGTCGCAGCCGAAGGTCGCCGCTGCCCTCGTACGGGTTGCGGCCGAGGTCGGCGCCGACGAGCTGCTCGGCACCAGCCGCTCGCACATCGCGATGTGGATCGCGGGAACGGAACCCTCCGGGCGGGCGCCCATTATCTTGAGCGAGACATTGTCCCGTCGGCTCCAACGCCCCATCACTCCCGCCGAGATCGGCCTCACCCCGCCGAAATCGGGTGCGGTAATGGCATCCGAATGGGACGTCGATACGGTGAGTGCGTTGGTGGATCTGGGGAGAAGCAACGTGGACCTGGAGCGACGCCGAGTGCTGGCCGGCACTGCCTACTCGGTGACCGGACTCGCCCTGCCTGGACAGACGTGGTGGGACGAGGCCCCCGAGCGTGCCCGATCGCGCCCCGCTTCGACGACCCGGAGAATCGGGACTGCCGAGATCAACGCGCTGAAGGAGATGACCGAGTTCTTCTCGAAGCGCGACCAACGCCAAGGCGGAGTGGACGGCCGGACAGCCCTCTACCAGTACATCTACGACGACGTCGCGACGTACGTCGGCGGTGTCTTCGCCAGTGACGAGACGCGCTGCCGCCTCTTCGCCGCCGCCGCCGAGCTGGTGTACGTCGCCGGCTGGATGAGCTTCGACGCATCGCACCACGAGGCCGCCCGGCGGTACTTCACCCTGGCGGTGAAGCTGGCGGCCGAGGCCGAAGACGCACCGCTGGCCGGCCACGTCCTGCGAGCCATGGCCCACCAGGCGACAGATCTCGGCCACCCCAAGGCAGCCGTGGACATCGCGACGGCCTCGGTCCAACACAAGCGGTACACCCTGGCGACTCCGCGCGAACGAGCCTTGCTAGGCGTCGTGCGGGCGCGGAGCCTGGCCACGGCCGGACGGCGGCAAGAAGCGCGTACAGCCCTCCTCCGGGCTGAGGACGACCTCGCGGCGGCAAAGCCCGGGGATGACGAGCCCGCCCGTGTCTGGTTCTTCTCCGAGGCCAGCCTGGCGCACGAAACAGCTCGCGCGCTCTGGGCTCTCGGCGACCTCCAGGGAGCCCAGGACGAGTTCTGGCGCAGCGTCCATACGAGGGAGACCGGTGCCTTCGGTCGCACTCACGTCGTGACCTTGGGATACCTGGGCGCCGCGCAGGCAAGTCAGGGCAACGTCGAGGCCGCGTGCGGCACTTGGGCCCAAGCCCTGGACGCCATGAACGGCGTCCATTCCGGTCGAGCCCGCGATGCGGTGATCAACATGCGCCGGGTTCTCTCCCCGTACCGCAACCGCGGGATCAGCGCGGCAGCGGAGATCGACGAACGAGCCAAGGCCGTGCTCAGGCGAGTAGCCTGA
- the fxsT gene encoding FxSxx-COOH system tetratricopeptide repeat protein — MEDHSGMASEWFMDLRNTSNWSQYGKVLGDFRVKYTHPTTQLQDHGDEVLALTPELKLVLDKAPSGTTFCNHSTPNRGNEPDWRYVELLLRIATRKAALRMRAQDQGNDLVALWACEHQRLGGSTGNIQISTVKNVPQNLIEALAGSLAAPAATATPPWTPPAEPSGVPVTMPGLLVSPPSPAVAAPILVGSVPRLASAFQDRTSVRHRIDRARDSHATTVLTQVLSGGGGVGKSQMAAAYAHQALAAGTELVVWANATEIDQITALYAQAAHRVQAPGAQGVDAESDAQAFMTWLATTSRSWLVVLDDITDPNAAEPWWPPPSLSSRGWVLATTRRREAQLSGGGRTVIPIDTYTPSEAAAYLRDRLTTEETTHLLDDRAVALATTLGLLPLALAHAAAYMINEDVNCSQYLHLFNDSTAQLDDLLPRHADTEGYGRQVAAALLLSLDAAQKCDPIGLAVPALRLAAVLDPAGHPQTLWTGEFFDHHLEAHHAARPGSGSARAALRLLHRYGLITDNFRNGPRAVQVHALTARAALEITPAAELPATVRAAADALLELWPEADHTDPELCAVLRANTDILHTHAADLLWGPDSHPVLYRAGHSLSDAGLYTAAIVHWDRLVTDALRLLGSEHHDTLTARANLASSYRRAGRTAEAVALLEQVVADSERLLGPEHSDTLTARANLATSYRQAGRTAEAIVLLEQVLTDAQRLLGPEHSDTLTVRNNLATSYRQAGRTAEAIVLLKRVLDDALRLWGAEHHDTLAVRSSLASSYRQVGRTAEAVALLEQVVADSERLLGPQHHDTLTVRANLASSYRQAGRTAEAIVLLEQVLDDALRLWGAEHHDTLAVRSNLASSYSRAGRTAEAVALLEQVVADSERLLGPQHHDTLTNRGKLEAIAKEGGTRSR, encoded by the coding sequence GTGGAGGATCACAGCGGTATGGCCAGCGAGTGGTTTATGGACCTGCGGAACACGAGCAACTGGTCGCAGTACGGGAAGGTTCTGGGTGACTTCCGGGTGAAGTACACGCACCCGACGACCCAGCTCCAGGACCACGGCGATGAGGTCCTCGCCCTCACGCCTGAGCTGAAGCTTGTCCTCGACAAGGCGCCGTCCGGGACGACGTTCTGCAACCACTCCACCCCCAACCGGGGCAACGAGCCGGACTGGCGCTATGTGGAGCTTCTCCTGCGGATCGCCACCCGTAAGGCAGCCCTGAGGATGCGCGCCCAGGATCAGGGGAATGACCTGGTCGCGCTGTGGGCGTGCGAGCATCAGCGGCTCGGCGGGTCAACCGGCAACATCCAGATCTCCACCGTCAAGAACGTGCCACAGAACCTGATCGAGGCCCTCGCCGGATCTTTGGCCGCGCCGGCGGCTACGGCAACACCGCCTTGGACGCCGCCCGCCGAGCCCTCCGGCGTGCCGGTCACCATGCCCGGTCTACTCGTCTCGCCGCCCTCACCGGCGGTGGCCGCCCCCATTCTGGTCGGGTCCGTGCCGCGGCTGGCCTCGGCCTTCCAGGACCGCACCAGCGTGCGTCACAGGATCGATCGGGCCCGTGACAGTCATGCCACGACGGTCCTGACGCAGGTGCTCTCGGGCGGCGGCGGAGTGGGCAAGTCCCAGATGGCAGCCGCCTACGCCCACCAAGCGCTGGCCGCCGGGACCGAACTGGTGGTGTGGGCCAACGCCACCGAGATCGACCAGATCACCGCCCTGTACGCGCAAGCCGCCCACCGCGTCCAAGCCCCCGGGGCTCAGGGCGTAGACGCCGAGAGCGACGCGCAGGCATTCATGACCTGGCTCGCCACGACGTCCCGCTCCTGGCTGGTGGTCCTCGATGACATCACTGACCCCAACGCCGCCGAACCGTGGTGGCCACCCCCCTCCCTCTCCAGCAGAGGCTGGGTACTGGCCACCACCCGCCGCCGTGAGGCCCAACTCTCCGGGGGTGGCCGGACCGTGATCCCCATTGACACCTACACTCCCAGTGAAGCAGCCGCCTACCTGCGCGATCGTCTCACCACCGAAGAAACCACCCACCTGCTGGACGACCGTGCTGTCGCACTCGCCACCACGCTGGGGCTTCTGCCGCTGGCGCTCGCCCACGCCGCCGCCTACATGATCAACGAAGACGTGAACTGCTCCCAGTACCTTCACCTCTTCAACGACAGCACCGCACAACTGGACGACCTCCTACCCCGCCACGCCGACACCGAGGGATACGGCCGCCAGGTCGCCGCCGCGCTACTCCTCTCCCTCGACGCCGCCCAGAAATGCGACCCCATCGGGCTAGCTGTCCCTGCACTACGCCTTGCCGCTGTCCTGGACCCCGCTGGCCACCCCCAGACCTTATGGACCGGCGAATTCTTCGACCATCACCTGGAAGCCCACCACGCCGCGCGCCCCGGTTCGGGCTCGGCCCGGGCCGCGCTTCGGCTGCTGCACCGCTACGGCCTGATCACCGACAACTTCCGCAACGGCCCGCGCGCCGTCCAGGTGCACGCCCTCACCGCCCGAGCCGCCTTGGAGATAACCCCGGCCGCCGAACTCCCCGCGACCGTCAGAGCTGCCGCCGACGCTCTCCTGGAGCTCTGGCCAGAAGCTGATCACACGGACCCCGAGCTGTGCGCCGTCCTGCGGGCCAACACCGACATCCTGCACACGCACGCCGCAGACCTCCTGTGGGGCCCTGACAGCCACCCGGTCCTGTACCGGGCCGGCCACAGCCTTTCCGACGCGGGCCTCTACACCGCTGCGATTGTCCACTGGGACCGCCTGGTGACGGATGCCCTGCGGCTGTTGGGTTCTGAACACCACGACACCCTGACCGCCCGGGCCAACCTGGCCAGCTCTTACCGCCGGGCCGGGCGTACGGCTGAGGCCGTTGCCCTGTTGGAGCAGGTGGTGGCCGACAGCGAGCGGCTGTTGGGTCCTGAGCACTCCGACACCCTCACCGCCCGGGCCAACCTGGCCACCTCGTATCGGCAGGCGGGGCGTACGGCTGAGGCCATCGTCCTGCTGGAGCAGGTGCTGACCGACGCTCAGCGGCTGTTGGGTCCTGAGCACTCCGACACCCTCACTGTCCGGAACAACCTGGCCACCTCGTATCGGCAGGCGGGGCGTACGGCTGAGGCCATTGTCCTGCTGAAACGGGTGCTGGACGACGCCCTGCGGCTGTGGGGTGCCGAACACCACGACACCCTCGCTGTCCGGAGCAGCCTGGCCAGTTCTTACCGGCAGGTAGGGCGTACGGCTGAGGCCGTTGCCCTGTTGGAGCAGGTGGTGGCCGACAGCGAGCGGCTGCTGGGTCCCCAACACCACGACACCCTCACCGTCCGGGCCAACCTGGCCAGCTCCTATCGGCAGGCGGGGCGTACGGCTGAGGCCATCGTCCTGCTGGAGCAGGTGCTGGACGACGCCCTGCGGCTGTGGGGTGCCGAACACCACGACACCCTCGCTGTCCGGAGCAACTTGGCCAGCTCTTACTCGCGGGCGGGGCGTACGGCTGAGGCCGTTGCCCTGTTGGAGCAGGTGGTGGCCGACAGCGAGCGACTGCTGGGTCCCCAACACCACGACACCCTCACCAATCGGGGCAAACTGGAAGCGATTGCCAAAGAAGGTGGCACCCGTAGCAGGTGA
- a CDS encoding DUF6112 family protein — translation MYLADKVVQLAYDPGIKPNDGGLPGLAVLKQVMGSINLFGIIAVVGALAVSAGVWAWGHHSGGHQAEASGKKGVLVSAGAALLLGAANGVVAFFSTLGTQVH, via the coding sequence ATGTATCTCGCCGACAAGGTCGTCCAGCTCGCCTACGACCCCGGGATCAAGCCGAACGATGGTGGCCTCCCCGGCTTGGCGGTCCTCAAGCAGGTGATGGGCTCGATCAACCTCTTCGGGATCATCGCCGTGGTCGGCGCGCTCGCCGTCAGCGCGGGCGTGTGGGCCTGGGGCCATCACTCCGGCGGTCACCAGGCCGAGGCCAGCGGCAAGAAGGGCGTGCTGGTCAGCGCTGGCGCGGCCCTCCTGCTGGGTGCCGCGAACGGTGTGGTGGCGTTCTTCAGCACGCTTGGGACGCAGGTCCACTGA
- a CDS encoding site-specific DNA-methyltransferase: MSYTLHRGDALTVLKTLPDESVNAVITDPPYNSGGRTSSDRTGRTARAKYVTSGSAHDLQNFPGENRDQRSYRSWLTALLTEAYRAATEHSVAMVFSDWRQEPTTSDALQMAGWTWSGTIPWIKPASRPRKGGFKQSAEFITWGVKGSLEKDRDLYLPGHFIASQPRKDRVHITQKPVEIMQQLVRICPEGGTVLDPFTGSGSTGVAALREGRRFVGVELSSHYADVAERRLRAELTQDDFVLAGPEA, translated from the coding sequence ATGAGCTACACGCTGCACCGAGGCGACGCCCTCACCGTGCTGAAGACCCTCCCGGACGAGAGCGTCAACGCCGTCATCACCGACCCCCCGTACAACTCCGGCGGACGCACCAGCTCGGACCGCACCGGCCGCACCGCCCGCGCCAAGTACGTCACCAGCGGATCGGCGCACGACCTGCAAAACTTCCCCGGAGAGAACCGCGACCAGCGGAGCTACCGAAGCTGGCTGACCGCGCTGCTCACCGAGGCATACCGGGCCGCGACCGAGCACTCCGTCGCCATGGTGTTCTCCGACTGGCGCCAGGAGCCGACCACCAGCGACGCCCTGCAGATGGCGGGCTGGACCTGGAGCGGCACGATCCCCTGGATCAAGCCCGCCAGCCGGCCCCGCAAGGGCGGGTTCAAGCAGTCGGCCGAGTTCATCACTTGGGGCGTCAAGGGCAGCCTCGAAAAGGACCGGGACCTCTACCTGCCCGGCCACTTCATCGCTTCCCAGCCGCGCAAGGACCGCGTCCACATCACCCAGAAGCCGGTCGAGATCATGCAGCAGCTCGTGCGGATCTGCCCCGAAGGCGGCACCGTGCTCGACCCCTTCACAGGCAGCGGTTCCACGGGCGTCGCCGCCCTGCGCGAGGGCCGGCGGTTCGTCGGCGTCGAGTTGTCCTCGCACTACGCCGACGTCGCAGAGCGAAGGCTCCGAGCGGAGCTGACCCAGGACGACTTCGTCCTGGCAGGACCGGAGGCATGA
- a CDS encoding TrmO family methyltransferase, translating to MTEQSIEVPIVATVVGGHLKVGDDFQGGVESIIRLRPDYPLDTLQGIEEFSHLQVTWYFSEGSPSDVALHARSPRNNPEWPATGTFVHRNHRRPARIATSFPRLLGVDGRDLHVTDLDAVDGTPVIDFVAVFKEMLPRGPVTQPSWPTEMLHDYWRDARER from the coding sequence GTGACCGAACAGTCCATCGAGGTGCCGATCGTCGCCACGGTTGTGGGGGGCCATCTGAAGGTCGGCGACGACTTCCAGGGCGGCGTGGAATCCATCATCCGGCTGCGCCCGGACTACCCCCTCGACACGTTGCAGGGGATCGAGGAGTTCTCGCATCTCCAGGTCACCTGGTACTTCTCCGAGGGCTCACCCAGCGACGTCGCGCTGCATGCCCGCAGCCCTCGCAACAACCCGGAGTGGCCGGCGACCGGAACCTTCGTACACCGCAACCACCGGCGCCCCGCCCGGATCGCGACGTCGTTCCCCCGCCTGCTCGGAGTGGACGGGCGCGACCTCCACGTGACGGACCTCGACGCCGTCGACGGCACACCGGTCATCGACTTCGTGGCCGTGTTCAAGGAGATGCTCCCGCGCGGCCCTGTCACACAGCCTTCGTGGCCAACCGAGATGCTCCATGACTACTGGAGGGATGCGCGCGAGCGGTGA
- a CDS encoding C40 family peptidase, with translation MKKTTGTVVGLCASGPLLLAVPILGIAAGSASASCSTGGTQAVDTSAVAAQVKAILDDGDRGTVSVPGLDDPAEQVPNAKTIQATGVAMNIPARGQIVALATALQESGLRNLTYGDRDSLGLFQQRPLQGWGTANEILGPVYASTKFYEALEKVSGWQSLSVTQAAQAVQKSGFPEAYAKWEPLATALQQAIEPLLSTAGGTSPSPSPSGSGSTGSFPASTAGGCTSGGDGTDFGTIPPGAVPAGYKIPADAPPKVQTAIRWALGQLGTPYQWGGSCADSHGPDPMGRCDCSSLMQQSYKAAGVALTRTTYTQVKEGKAVSVDALQPGDLVFTEGTAEVPEHVGMVVGQGLIVNAPHTGDVVRLATLASWKPQILAARRVV, from the coding sequence ATGAAGAAGACCACCGGAACTGTCGTCGGTCTCTGCGCCTCCGGTCCGCTGCTGCTGGCCGTTCCGATCCTCGGTATCGCGGCCGGGAGTGCTTCGGCCTCCTGCTCGACCGGCGGTACACAGGCTGTGGATACCTCGGCCGTTGCCGCTCAGGTGAAGGCGATCCTGGACGACGGAGACAGGGGAACGGTCTCGGTGCCGGGCCTGGACGACCCGGCCGAGCAGGTGCCCAACGCCAAGACCATCCAGGCCACGGGTGTCGCGATGAACATCCCGGCCCGGGGCCAGATCGTGGCCCTGGCGACTGCCTTGCAGGAGAGCGGCCTGCGGAATCTGACCTACGGCGACCGCGACAGCCTCGGGTTGTTCCAGCAGCGTCCATTGCAGGGATGGGGCACCGCGAACGAGATCCTCGGCCCTGTGTACGCCTCGACGAAGTTCTACGAGGCGCTGGAGAAGGTCTCGGGCTGGCAGTCCCTGTCCGTCACCCAGGCCGCCCAAGCGGTGCAGAAGTCCGGCTTCCCCGAGGCTTACGCGAAGTGGGAGCCCCTGGCCACCGCCTTGCAGCAGGCGATCGAGCCGCTGCTGTCGACGGCCGGCGGCACGTCGCCGAGCCCTTCGCCATCCGGCTCGGGCAGCACGGGTAGTTTTCCGGCGAGTACCGCGGGTGGCTGTACGAGCGGCGGGGACGGGACCGACTTCGGGACCATCCCGCCCGGCGCGGTGCCGGCCGGATACAAGATCCCGGCAGACGCTCCGCCGAAGGTCCAGACGGCGATCCGCTGGGCGCTCGGCCAGCTCGGCACCCCGTACCAGTGGGGCGGGAGCTGCGCCGATTCCCACGGGCCCGACCCCATGGGCCGCTGCGACTGCTCCTCGCTGATGCAGCAGTCGTACAAGGCCGCCGGGGTCGCCCTCACGCGGACGACGTACACGCAGGTCAAGGAGGGCAAGGCGGTATCGGTCGACGCTCTCCAGCCCGGTGACCTCGTCTTCACCGAGGGGACTGCCGAAGTCCCGGAACACGTCGGGATGGTCGTCGGCCAGGGCTTGATCGTGAACGCCCCACACACCGGTGACGTGGTCCGCCTCGCGACCCTCGCGTCCTGGAAGCCGCAGATCCTCGCGGCCCGCCGAGTCGTCTGA